DNA from Etheostoma cragini isolate CJK2018 unplaced genomic scaffold, CSU_Ecrag_1.0 ScbMSFa_1260, whole genome shotgun sequence:
gtgtgtgtgtgtgtgtgtgtgtgtgtgtgtgtgtatgtgtgtgtgtgcgtgtgtgtgaaggtAAAACCCTGAGTGACATAGAGAAGAGTTGGGTGTTGCTGGAGAGAGCTGAACATGAGCGGGAGAGCGCCCTGCAGGAGGCGCTGCTCCGCCTGGAGAACCTGGAGCAGCTCGCCCTCAACTTTGAGAGGAAGGTAACAGCATCCcacccaaaaaatacaaaatagactTTATTAGTTACAAACtacacgcccagaatgcacctgaacacacctccctgtaagaccagcacacccagaatgcacctgaacacacctccctataacaccagcacgcccagaatgcacctgaacacacctccctgtaagaacAGCACGCCCAGAATCTTTTTGGCCTGACAGACGTCTGTGTTGTGTCTCAGGCAGCACTCAGGGACGGGTATCTGGAGGACACGCTGCGTCTGATCCGGAGGCAGGACCTCCGCGGCCTCTCCAGCCTGGAGGAGGCCCAGGCCGCCGGCCGGCGTCTGGAGGCGCTGGCCACCGACGCCCTGGCCAGAGAGCCGCGCTTCGCCGCCCTGAGAAACATGGCCGAGGCCATCGAGAGGGGAAACTACCACAGCAAGGAGCACATCATCCGGAGGTCAGAGGAACACGTTCTCCTTTAGAACAGGGTTCTGCAACGTTTCTTAGGCCAATGACCCCTAACCTGAaaggtttacacctatcaccatttctagccactggggggccaaaggcaggctgggggaacgcatattaatgataaaaaacctcataaagggtcaattccatgccatgggacctttaaaagttATAGTTACGGCAGAAATGACAACAGAAATGAACAAGTTTGTGGATTTTGCATAACTCCACAATTCAAATCGACCGGATTTGATTTCTTTGTTGGCCCGACGTCTTGGTTCGTTGGTTTTATGTGCGTTTACTGAGCGtggatatttatttatttgcctgTGTTATGTGTTTGTAAGAGAGCAGAACATTAGCCATCGATGGAAGGACCTACTGCAGCAGCTCCAAGAGCAGAGGGGGCTGCTGGGTAATGTAGTTGAAAATCTAAGCGTCCTCCGAGACATTGAGCTTGTCTCCCAGGAACTCAACGAACTACAGGTGAGTCTACAGAAGATCATAATTTCAATATATATGAAAAGATTGACTTCAACCTGGACgctattttcccatgtttgtgtttcttagTGACTGATTGGAACTGCAGTCTTTGAAATTTGTGAAAAGTTCTGTTGTTGCCGCTGACAacctcagattaatattcttatgtctgaca
Protein-coding regions in this window:
- the LOC117939840 gene encoding spectrin beta chain, erythrocytic-like, giving the protein KTLSDIEKSWVLLERAEHERESALQEALLRLENLEQLALNFERKAALRDGYLEDTLRLIRRQDLRGLSSLEEAQAAGRRLEALATDALAREPRFAALRNMAEAIERGNYHSKEHIIRREQNISHRWKDLLQQLQEQRGLLGNVVENLSVLRDIELVSQELNELQ